The Bifidobacterium animalis subsp. animalis ATCC 25527 genome has a segment encoding these proteins:
- a CDS encoding carbonic anhydrase — MLAGNRRFAEGKAEHPWQDKETRESLIDTQNPDAAVLSCSDSRVPPEIIFDAGLGDMFTVRTAGEMLDQAVLQTLEYAVSSLHVSLLVVLSHQHCAAVAQAEKELDALTEHLTHEITDAQEKERIMEDLDEVIASSSSEFLKNIGISVWQARMAGLDSRDDYEQVHIAHTIEQLVTSSEVIRDALAHERLMIVGARYRLDTGLVEVLSF; from the coding sequence ATGCTCGCCGGCAACCGACGCTTCGCCGAAGGCAAGGCGGAGCACCCGTGGCAAGACAAGGAGACGCGCGAGTCGCTCATCGACACACAGAACCCCGATGCCGCCGTGCTGAGCTGCTCGGATTCGCGCGTGCCTCCCGAGATCATCTTCGATGCGGGTCTCGGTGACATGTTCACGGTGCGCACCGCCGGCGAGATGCTCGATCAGGCCGTGCTGCAGACGCTCGAATACGCGGTCTCATCGCTGCACGTGAGTCTGCTCGTTGTGCTCTCGCACCAGCATTGCGCCGCAGTCGCGCAGGCGGAGAAGGAACTCGATGCGCTCACCGAGCACCTCACCCACGAGATCACCGACGCACAGGAGAAGGAACGGATCATGGAGGATCTCGACGAGGTGATTGCATCGTCGTCGAGCGAATTCCTGAAGAACATAGGCATCTCCGTATGGCAGGCCCGCATGGCCGGCCTTGATTCGCGTGACGATTACGAGCAGGTGCACATTGCGCACACGATCGAACAGCTCGTCACGAGTTCCGAGGTGATTCGCGACGCGCTCGCCCATGAACGGCTCATGATCGTGGGCGCCCGCTACCGTCTTGACACTGGCCTGGTAGAGGTGCTGAGCTTCTGA